In Polynucleobacter sp. MWH-S4W17, a genomic segment contains:
- the dapE gene encoding succinyl-diaminopimelate desuccinylase produces MSATLELTEALIACHSVTPADGGCQDLIAKRLQAIGFHTESVVSGPENFQVTNLWAIKKGKSGDQGKVLVFAGHTDVVPTGPLEKWTNNPFTPTIRDGMLYGRGAADMKTSLAGFVVATEEFVTTHPDHQGTIAFLITSDEEGPANDGTVIMCDRLQKQGQRLDYCVIGEPTSVDKLGDMIKNGRRGSLSGKLKVKGIQAHIAYPHLGKNPIHLSAPAISALVETEWDKGNQYFQPTSFQISNVHAGTGANNVIPGELVIDFNFRFSTESKPEQLRERLEKILKDAGLEFEIDWVLGGSPFITGDGDLAGALRKSIKAEVNIDTELSTTGGTSDGRFIAKICKEVVEFGPLNATSHKIDECVIVDDVVPLKNIYRKTLEQLIA; encoded by the coding sequence ATGAGCGCCACACTTGAGCTCACCGAAGCTCTCATCGCCTGCCATTCCGTAACTCCGGCCGATGGTGGCTGCCAAGACTTAATTGCTAAACGCCTCCAAGCGATTGGCTTTCATACTGAAAGCGTGGTGAGTGGTCCTGAAAACTTCCAGGTAACCAACTTGTGGGCCATTAAAAAAGGTAAGTCTGGTGATCAAGGCAAGGTATTAGTATTTGCTGGGCATACCGACGTGGTGCCCACCGGCCCATTGGAGAAGTGGACAAATAATCCTTTTACCCCAACCATTCGTGACGGCATGCTCTATGGCCGTGGTGCAGCGGATATGAAAACATCCCTCGCAGGCTTTGTGGTCGCTACAGAAGAATTTGTCACTACACACCCAGATCATCAGGGCACTATTGCGTTCTTAATTACAAGCGATGAAGAGGGTCCTGCTAACGATGGCACAGTCATTATGTGCGATCGCTTGCAAAAACAAGGTCAGCGTTTGGATTACTGCGTTATTGGTGAGCCTACTTCAGTGGATAAGCTTGGCGACATGATTAAGAATGGTCGCCGTGGATCCCTTTCGGGCAAACTTAAAGTGAAGGGTATTCAGGCGCATATCGCCTACCCTCACCTCGGCAAAAATCCAATTCATCTGTCGGCACCAGCGATTTCTGCATTAGTAGAAACCGAGTGGGACAAAGGTAATCAATACTTCCAACCCACCAGCTTTCAGATCTCCAACGTGCATGCTGGCACCGGTGCTAATAACGTGATTCCTGGTGAGTTGGTGATCGACTTTAATTTCCGCTTCTCTACTGAGAGTAAGCCAGAGCAATTGCGTGAGCGTCTAGAAAAGATTCTGAAAGATGCGGGTCTTGAATTTGAGATTGACTGGGTATTGGGCGGTAGCCCGTTCATCACTGGTGATGGTGACCTGGCTGGAGCATTACGCAAGTCTATCAAAGCAGAAGTGAATATTGATACAGAACTCTCTACTACTGGTGGGACTAGTGACGGCCGCTTTATCGCCAAGATTTGCAAAGAGGTAGTGGAGTTTGGCCCCCTCAATGCGACTAGTCACAAGATCGATGAGTGCGTTATTGTTGATGATGTGGTGCCACTCAAAAATATCTATCGCAAGACACTCGAACAATTAATCGCTTGA
- the dapD gene encoding 2,3,4,5-tetrahydropyridine-2,6-dicarboxylate N-succinyltransferase produces the protein MSQSPQNIIEQAWENRANLSPDSAPGDVRNAVNAVLEGLNAGTIRVAERRDVGKWEVNQWVKKAVLLSFRLEDNQPMSAGGFTQFYDKVPSKFENYTAADFAAGGFRVVPPAMARRGSFIGKNAVLMPSYVNIGAYVGEGTMVDTWATVGSCAQIGKNVHLSGGVGIGGVLEPIQAGPVIIEDNCFIGARSEVVEGVVIEENAVLSMGVYIGQSTKIYDRETGEVHYGRVPAGSVVVPGSLPSACGKYSLYAAIIVKKVDAQTRAKTAINELLRD, from the coding sequence ATGAGCCAATCACCACAAAACATCATTGAACAAGCCTGGGAAAACCGCGCAAACCTCTCCCCAGATAGCGCCCCGGGGGATGTCCGTAATGCCGTAAATGCCGTTTTAGAAGGCCTCAATGCCGGCACTATCCGTGTGGCTGAGCGACGTGACGTCGGTAAATGGGAGGTAAATCAGTGGGTTAAGAAGGCTGTTTTGCTCTCATTCCGCCTAGAAGACAATCAACCTATGAGTGCTGGTGGCTTTACCCAGTTCTACGATAAGGTTCCCAGCAAGTTTGAAAACTACACTGCCGCCGACTTTGCTGCCGGTGGATTCCGCGTGGTTCCCCCTGCCATGGCCCGCCGCGGCTCATTTATTGGCAAAAACGCTGTTTTAATGCCTTCTTACGTCAATATTGGCGCTTATGTAGGCGAAGGCACGATGGTCGATACCTGGGCAACCGTAGGTTCTTGCGCCCAAATTGGCAAAAATGTTCACCTTTCTGGCGGCGTTGGTATTGGCGGTGTTTTGGAGCCAATCCAAGCTGGCCCAGTGATTATTGAAGATAACTGCTTTATTGGCGCTCGCTCTGAGGTGGTTGAAGGCGTTGTGATTGAAGAAAACGCTGTTTTATCCATGGGTGTCTATATTGGCCAAAGCACCAAGATTTATGACCGCGAAACTGGCGAAGTCCACTACGGCCGCGTTCCAGCTGGCTCAGTAGTTGTTCCAGGCTCACTTCCCTCCGCTTGCGGCAAATACAGCTTGTATGCCGCAATCATCGTCAAGAAGGTTGATGCTCAAACAAGAGCAAAGACAGCTATTAACGAATTACTCCGCGACTAA